tttgcatataagataattaactaatgttaattattttattgtggtataaacgagataaatcTAGATGGTAGAGGATAACTGAAAAAAAAGTATTTGAGCGTGGTGTGaattattttgaattgaataAGATCAGTTTATTTGGCttctgaaaaaatattttaaattaaaatattttaaaatataaactttGATTGGATATAATTTGaatgacaaaaattttaaactttagaTTAATTGGTCTCATCCAAAATCACaataaattgaataatatttgattagagaataaatttaaattgatacaattcaaatcacaacaaattatattgattttatCTTTGAAGTAGATCTAAACAACTTAGAGAACACCAATTTCCTCGTTGTCTAATGCACTTCCTCTACTGAATGTTGTTATTTATCTAGTTGGTGGGAGCGAACCTCCCCtcaatttcttaaaaattaattagacaGTGTCAATTGTTAAATCTTGTTAATTCTGactgttaaaaaaaaatcaatcgtTAAGATTAGTAGATTAGTAGCGATTTATACtatactattataaaataaaattatatccaCTACAAGGATTTTGCTCATTTGTGGcggttttttttcttgtttgtggAGGTTTTAAACCCCCACAAAAAGGATCGTAGCAGTTCCAAAAACCTCCAAAATTTGAGGTGCCACGAGCTCCTTTGTGACGGTTTTTCACAACCCCCACAATTTCATTCAGTGGCGGTTTTCTATACTATTTTGTGGGGGTTCTGTGCTAGTGTTTTGTGGCAATTCTTGGTTAATCATTGTGGCGATTTAGAACCCCCATAAaagaaattttcaattttaaaaaaaaagacacatTCATGTGGGGTTTCAACCTCCACAAACATGTCAATATTATTCTTAAACAATTAATCTAGatactaaaattatattattatactactaattaattatcatttaaaAGAAATCTTTAAATAAGACAcattaaaatttagaagaaaattaaaatattacctatttgaacaaaatttaacacaagaataatttaaaatataaaacaagaCACTTAGCGTCTATTAAGTATTAACCAACACATACATGAATATTGTGCATCTGCGTGAAATCCTGTTTTATTCTTCCTAACACTAATTATAAATCCATATTATGCCATCTTCAATTAAATGATTGCTTACCACATAAGAAGCAAATGACAACATTGCCATTGGATCAAAGTTGGCACATATAGCTGCgaatacatataaaataaaaggcTTTGTAAATTTTGCAGTTGTATACTTGTATCATCAAACAATAAAGGTACCAATCAGCAAAATAAAATACTAGCCAAGACTagaagcagcaacaacaacaaaaagactCGCCCCACTAAATGGAGTTGGCTATATGGATCAAATGATGCTAGTGTGGTCTATTATGAATCATGTCTAAACTCAACCTGTTAACACTAGAAGTAAAggacaaaaaaatttaagtctATGTAGAATTAATGAATTATGCTCATATGACTTATCCGAATGTGAAAATTACACAATTCAAGCTTGTAAATACAAAAAGGTAAGGTGGAGAGTTTCTGCATACCGTATAAAATAGCTCCAACAAATGCGTCCTGGCATCAGTTGTACCAATAATCTCTGATTCTGGAATCTTTTCAGCAGTCCCAATAGATAACCTTCCACACACGGATCCTATTCCTTCTGCAGTAAATCTTGTTATCGACTGGAAGGATTAACCGAAAAAAAAGATCAATACAAGTAGTATTTACCAAGATTTAAAATAACTAGTAATAGCTCAACTAAATCAATAACTACTTCTAAAAGGTGGCAAACTTTCCTAATGTGGCAAACTTTCATTCAATTAGTTTTTGAAAgtatgaagaacaaaataaataggAATACTTTTGTGCAAATTTCAGATAAGATGCACAATTATCAGATCCAAATTTTGGAAAGTGTTGAACTTGTTGTCAACCTGCAAATTACACCATTGTGAATTTTTCCATCTCACAAATTCTGAAAAGGAGAATAGAAACACTGCCTTGTAGTACTTGGCTAAAGGAATAACAAACTCTGAAGGACTAGCCCTACAAACGAAAGAAAGATTGAGTTCAAGACTTTATAATTGAGAACAAGAGTTCATTAAACAATTAGTTGATCCATGCCTCTGTAATTGAACAAACATACAAAAACTGATAAATTAGCataaagaaaagtaaagatactCACCTAGGATTGTAAAAGACGGTAAAGGGACTATTATTTGCAGCGGCATGAGCAGCTGCCGCAAGAATCCCAATATGCATACTATCGCTTGACAATACCGAGGATGATATGTTGGCTGGTTGCCTGTTAGCTAGCCTAATGCCCAAAAGAAGCTGTTGCTTTTCATCTCTGCCAAAACATTTAAAAGAGCAGGAAAGATAGTCAAAATGCAAGTCATTTGCTGAAGTGAGTTGAATCTTTGAAATATTGATTTTCAATATATTTCAAGACAGTTTTGAAAACTTCGACTCAAGCACCAAACAGCacaaaaatgattaatttattaccCTCACCGTATAAATAAAACAGAGTCTCCAGCAAAGAGCTTCTTTCTACTGACAAATAGACTCCATTCAGTTGTAAGCATGTGGTGCTTTGGTTGCCCTGGTTAAggtgaataaataaaaagatcttcAGCAAGTTTCCAATAATTTTGCTGTTTCAAATTATATACAGGACTGCACATTATGCATACCTCGATATATATGACGGAAAGTCCAAACATTATTATGCAAATCTCCCTAGCCATAAGTTCTTGTGCAGGAGGTTGCATAGAATAATCCTACATGAAAACATGGAAAAGATCAAAGCCTGGAAATTTTATTCAACATAGAATAATCCCTAGCCTTCTTTTTGGTATTTGTAgagtcttaaaaaaaataaaaatcatcaaTACACTTCATTATTGAGaacatttaaaataatacatGTATATAAAAACTAAAGAATGCATTCAAATTACAGCACATATTACAAAATAAGATAGTAATAAGCTAGTAATAAGTATTCTACAATTTTTGTCGTCTTTCTACTCATGGTACAATTACTCATCAACTAAGTAAATATTCGTTGaacttaataaatatttaaaaataagaaagcTTATCTTGGCTTTAACTACATTGATAATAATGGATGATATCATATCTAATATAATAGAGTTAGAGACTAgggttattaattaaatatttttctcagACTTGTGCAAAAGAATAGTATAGTATAGCGATACATACTCTATATCTGCCAAACCATTAATCAACTGTACTCGGACATTTGGAGGCATCTTAATCTTAAAAACAAACCTGTGATGACAATATAGTAAAGATAGgggtaaataataataataatagaagaagaagatggacaACAAATAGAATGTATAAGGCTCACATTGTCAGTTCTCTCACAATATCTACCAGGGCCAATCTTTTCCTTGTCTTGATTTCATGTATTCCTATAAAATTAATGCCGGATATAAATCATACTATTCATGAATTGGACTACATaagattgaaaatttgaaaagcaTACTATTCATGAATCTTACATTTTCTCCCTCTATCTGTGGAACTAGAGAGCTAGGAATCAAAATAGTTGTGCCAAGCATCACTAGATAATGTTGGAAACCAAGTAGGATTGCCTCTGCTTCATTCACATAAGAATTTCACAACTCAATTATCATAGTATGAATTCTCAAAAGGATGAATTCTCAACCAACACATAGTTACAAGTTCTAGAAAGTCAATTTAACTCCTTAAAtagaaataaacaaattcaGAAAATATGTATAAGTTACTAAGTCATAATGATAGAATCCGTTATATCTCTCTTCAGTTTAATGGATAATGTAAAGCAAGTCCCACAAACATTGCTATGTTTCTTTCTTCTAGTTATAGACGATATAATTTTCAGGAATGTTGTTAGAAGAAGCAGGAATCATGTTCTATTAATCATTGAAACTACGAAATTTAATCCCAAACTAAATAAGCACAAAGTAGGAACAAATCCGAACCTCAATGACTCAGAACGACATGAGAATCAGTTTCACGAGATTTGATAGCTTCGAACGCAGCTTCAATCGAAGCTTCCAGAGTCTCCAGCTCGCTCACCTTCCTGATCTACTCAGCCAGCACCACCGGCGACACATTGATGGAGGAGACTTGGCGGCAATGGCGGCGAAGAGATGAATGGAAGTAGCGATGGGATTGAGATTTTAGGGTTCAGCCTCTCCCTCATTCTCTTTCTCGAAGAACtcttctgaattttttttagtatgctcacttaatttttgtttggattgggctttttatcattaatttggTTGAGAGTATTATATCAGTGGgagtttttgttatattattcaaaattatcacaaataaaatatactatGGAGGTTTTAATAATTCCCACTAAAAAACTTCCacaaataaataagaattttgtaGTGATCTTCATTCTTATACCGTTTATAAGTTTTTCATATTAGTCTTCCTTGTTAAtgtaatcattttttttattttcctccaaGGGTTACGTTTTCTAATAATCCAAAAGAATAATTTCATCTATTTTCTACGTCCAGCTTCTACCTCtatctttcttcaatttcttttcattgTCAACAACAAAATAATTTCTGTTACTTTTTTGTTATGGAATAATTCAACCGAaagcttttttaaaaaataaataaataatggaaACAAGTTTCTATCAAAGCTAGATATTTGTTGAAAATGTCATGTTCATTCAAAAGTTTTAAGTAGAAATCTCTAAAGCAAACTTTTGATTTGGATTCTGCAACAATCCTGTTATCCTTTAAATATTGTTCTAAGTAATAAAGATATATGCACAGAGTAAATAGATTGAAATTAAATCACCTAAAGCATTTTCCCAAACCAAATAGTAAAGTTTATTCAAGAATTAATgataacaaattaaacaaaaaaacatTAGACTTCGGGCAATAGTGGTGGATTACAagaatttggatcctctaaattttgaattttcattttaaaaggtaaaatgcaatttctcacttatgaatgatttctctcttatatttttttttagtcccacctataaaataaatgatgagAGATTAAACTTtattctctaaagtgaaatttaaattttaaaaaattcaaatctgAATTGCAAGAAAGACACTCAGAAAAGTAAAacgggagaaaaagaaaaagtgggaAGTCCTTTTTGTTTCCTATGGTTGATCTACTTTAATAATTTAAGAGTTAAGACAGTTAGAATTTAATACTTGACATTGTCAAATTTCTTTTTACCATAGAGGATTcactttgttgttgttggtacTGTAAAGTGTAAACAACATACATATATACCTTTTGCGTGCACTGTGcaaactaataagaaataaaattttaaaattaaaggtgctttgatttacatttttattttttatatttttaatattttttattttcgttaGTTAACAACAGTCGTCAGTGAATAGCCATGGATGAGTTTGCAGTGTTGGAAAAGTGTAGTGTGGTAGTCATTGGCGGAGTTTTGTTAAGACAAGGGACATGCCCCaaagtttttgtaaaaatattaataattctactttaaagaaaataaaattaatttgtttgattaAATTGATATACTTTCAACTTatgtatttgaattttatgtccatctttattattttttcaaactttttattCTATCCTATTTGACATAATAAATAGCGTATatttaaatcaacaacaagtgatatatttttaaatcaatgtTTACAAATTTAGCTATCATTATAGAATTAACACTAAATTATATTTAGCTACTCATAtaatttcatgcattattttatttttaaaataataaaaattataatacaacTAATAGtaatattagttattaataaaaaattattattttatttttaaatcaactTTACAAATTTAATGTCATTATAGTATAACACTGtttacattaataaattttgatatttttattttattaaaaatttaagattttattttgttgtattatattatttaatttgtaataaaaataataacaaaattaattaattttaagactTTTGAGAGATATTAGTcctccaaaaaattttttcaagctCCGCCACTAGTTGTAGTTCcaatagagaagaagaaaaaagaaaaaatgtaattgtcgtattaaaaataaaacttttaaaaaatttgaccgATACTTTAACTAAGgttctaaaaatttaattagtcACCCAACTGATAaagtgaaaattttaaatattcaggttcaatcaaaatttaattgaagttaaattaaatataataaaataacatatgtatatataatatatatttttttaaaaataattttttataaattattattttaaaccaATTAAATACATATGGATGCGATGAGTGGTGGTGTGAGCGGGAGTGGGAGCGAGGATTCGAGGGAGACACACAGTAAGGCAGTTGGCGTTGCTGGCGGAAGAGATAAGAGGGAGAGTGTGGGAGGGTTCATCACAGGGTGGATCCTCTAAAAACGTGAAGATCTCTTTCAGGAATAAGGTAGTGGGAGCAAAGACGGTGATGGCTTTCGCCTTGGTTAGGAACGTCTCAGAAGATGGCATTGTGATTGTGACAGGGAAATAAGGAGACCCCTTGCCACATTGTGTAACCTTTACGAGGAAAGCGAAGACGTGCCTAGCGGAACCCTGTAAAGAAGCTATAGTTATTAAGGTGCTTAGTAAACGATACAGTTACACTGCGCTAATGCACAAGCTTAAAACAGTCTAGAATATCAAGGGAGGTTTTGACATATTGGATGCAGATTTTGGCTATTTTTCGTGAAGTTTGACGCGACTGATAATCAAGAAAAAGTAATGCTTGGGGTTCCTTGGCTGATAGACAGCTTTTACGTGGCGTTGAAACCATAGGATGAAGATTTTTGTCCGTGTGAAAAGACTTTTGGTTCGATGTTAGTATGGATTAGAATATCCGGCCTTCCAATCTGGTGCTACCAGAAAGGAGCGATGCTTCATATTGCGGTAGCTATAGGCAATCCAATCAAAGTTGATTTGGCAACCAAATTGACGGAGTGAGGAAGATATGCTCGGACGTGTGTTCAAATCAATTTGGGTTTACcggtgacaaaaaaaaattattgttgaagGTGTTAAGCATGATATTGAGTATGAAAGTCTTAACTTGGTTTGTgtctcttgttcaaaattttggcCATGATATGAAGACATGCAAGGAAGAGTTGGCTCAGGGAAGGAGGGAGGAGCCGTCAATGATGCGACAGACCCAGGTGCTGCGGGAGTGCCGGTGaatttgaattcaaaagcaCCTACACATGTTGAAACGGAAACTTTTGAATTTGGCAAGAATAAAGGAGGAGATCACGTAATTGATTCATTCCCAAAATATGAGGAATAATACTACTCCCTTATCCACAAGTCAACACAAGCCCAATACTAAGGCTAACCAATCAATTGGGACCATGAATAAGGAAATGTGGGTTCTCTTAGAGGAAAATCAGTGTTAATGTCCCCCACTTATGAAAGAAACAAGACACTTATAGGAAGCTCTTATCTTCGTAAAAGACCATGCCCTAACTCACTTCAAAGCTCACCGGTGGAGAAAGATGGAAGGCCTTTGGAAGTCTCGGGTTTGGGTGGTGAAGAGAAGCTACTTTCGGATGTTCAACAAGATATTATTTTGCAAGAGATCACTCTCTTACCGCGGGTCCGACAAATTAGGGACTTGATCAGGTCCTTCAATCTTTTTGACTTTTTTGTTTATGGAGAGTCTTAATATAGTTGTTTGGAATATTAGGGGCACGTCAAATAAAATGGCCAGGGTGCATTATAGAGAACTAGTTAGAATATTTAATCctcttttctttattcttgTTGAAACTCACTCTCCTTTTCAAAATCTCAAATCCTTTTGGGAACGTTTGAGTTATTTTGTTATTGGTGTTGTCGAATCAGTTGGTCATAAGGGAGGCACCtggtttctttcttctttgcctAGGACGTCTTGTGTCGTTGTTGAAGCTTTTAATCAATGTTTAAGCGGGGGTTCATGTGGAGAATAAATCTTGGAGATGCAGTGGGATATATGGAAGTCCTCAATTTCATAATAAAGTTCTTctttgggatcactttctttCCCAAGCGTTGTCTTTTCAGGGACATTGGCTTCTTCGGGGAGATTTTAATGAAGTTCTTTATTCAATGAAGTTAAGGGCAGTCAATTCTCAAGCCAAAGAGCAAATAGATTTGTTTCCACTCTTAAAGGCTGTGAGTTATTTGATCTTAAGATAATTAGTAGAAGATTTTCTTGGTATCGAAGAGTTCGAAATTCTCTAGAAGTGGCAAAGAAGCTGGATAGAGTTGTCATTAATGATGCTTGGTTTTCCTTTTATCCGGAAGCGTATGAGGAAATCCTGAATAGATTGCACTTTGATCACTGCCCAATTCTTGTTCGGTGTAAAGGGTGTCCACAGCCACAAGGCAACGAACCGATTAGGTTTTAAGTGGTTTGGTCCACTCGCCCTGCTTATAAGGAGGTGGTGAGTCAATCTTGGAATAAAGGGAGAAATGGGATTCATAATATATTAGCTAAAGTGCAAAAAGATTCGTTAGATTTCAATTCCAAAGTGTTGTAACATCTTTGTGCAAAAGCATAAGCTGGAATGACAAATTGATTATGTTTAGAAGAGGTCAAAAGCAGCGGATATTTAATCCTTTCGAATCAAAGAACAAGATTTAATCAAGGATTACAACAATACTTTGCTGTAAGAAGAACTATTGTAGTTCCAAatataacaccctaactaccaaaactcacgcttccggctgcgcgacTCTGATAGCTCAGACATTACGaagacacttatactatttaatactaaaatatgagcctgtttaaaactttgaACTGCAACATCGCTCCGAAAAATACTTTCGTTCGATAACGTACATCTATAGACACCATACAACTTACgaaaactcataaagagtacatccatatatatacatatatatatacataaataatattacaagcattaactaatacaattcctatctctcttacagaatatatcaagataaaggcgagggcacaataaataataatctaaagcaatacagagcatttcaacaacaactaaataaattcttcgtgacttctgcgcccatatcctgaaaggagaAAAATGTAGGGAGTAAGAACATCATTCTAGAAAgcgttctcagtagagggtttttgagaattactgtaataggatacgtgaagataaatcgtaccagtgattaatagccgtcttatgcctcttttcaaaaacaatggtttacaataaaaataaagtcgGAAAtccttttctgaaagaggaaacTATTCGTTTAAAACAAgattcaaaagcctttcaaaaggtttatctatgctgaaccaaAATAGTCTTTCATACtttccaaaccagaaacacaaaaccgaaacCAACAAATCGGTCCATTTCatttcaaccacggccctaggtcCAAACAATCCAACAACAGCCAATCCACCACGACCAAACAGAGTTTCAGTCGCAAACACAAGTATGAAgattcaagcacaaacaaacaattacagcaagtagaacattTATCAGTTAATCACAAgtaatcacaaaggcaaaccaagtacaatatgcacacctaaacaatgtcacatagatgcatacgatgcatgcctgtcctagtggttgatgatatcatctgtcagttatagagccaacccgacaagtcctggtagctaaccattggagcTGACGCCGGCAATGCGAACAGCAGCTGGGCACAATGGTCGGACTCCCAGCTCGCCTCAGCTCTCTCCGTCTCTTCTGCTCGGTGTGACCGGgcggctgatgagcggataatttatacgcttttttgcattgtttttagtatgtttttagtatattttagttagtttttattatatttttattagtttttatttaaaattcacttttctggactttactatgagtttgtgtgtttttctgtgatttcaggtattttctggatgaaattgaaggacctgagcaaaaatctgattcagaggctgaaaatgactgcagatgctgttggattctgacctctctgcactcaaagtggattttcttgagctacagaagcccaattggcacgctctcaattgcgttggaaagtagacatcttgggctttccagaaatatataatagttcatactttttccgagatttgatggcccaaaccgccattccaaatcagctcaagactgtccagcgttaaacgccggaactggcacaaaagtgggagttaaacgcccaaaccggaacaaaaactggcgtttaactccaagaaaagtctctacacatgtaaagcttcaatgctcagcccaagcacacaccaagtgggcctggaagtggatttttacgtcatttactcatttttgtaaaccttaagctactagttctctataaataggaccttttgctattgtattttcatcttgggatCTTCGGATcaatctttggacgtctagttcttagatcatgggaggctggccatttggccatgcctagaccttgttcttatgtattttcaacggtagagtttctacacaccatagattaaggtgtggagctctgctgtacctcgagtattaatgcaattactattgttcttctattcaattcagcttattcttgttctaagatatcacttgttcctcaacttgatgaatgtgattatctgtgacactcatcatcattctcacctatgaatgtgtgcctgacaaccacctccgttcttccttagattgagtggatatctcttggattccttaatcagaatcgtcgtggtataagctagaatccattggcggccattcttgagaatccggaaggtctaaaccttgtctgtagtattctgagtaggattcagggattgaatgactgtgacgagcttcaaactcgtgattgtggggcgttagNNNNNNNNNNNNNNNNNNNNNNNNNNNNNNNNNNNNNNNNNNNNNNNNNNNNNNNNNNNNNNNNNNNNNNNNNNNNNNNNNNNNNNNNNNNNNNNNNNNNNNNNNNNNNNNNNNNNNNNNNNNNNNNNNNNNNNNNNNNNNNNNNNNNNNNNNNNNNNNNNNNNNNNNNNNNNNNNNNNNNNNNNNNNNNNNNNNNNNNNNNNNNNNNNNNNNNNNNNNNNNNNNNNNNNNNNNNNNNNNNNNNNNNNNNNNNNNNNNNNNNNNNNNNNNNNNNNNNNNNNNNNNNNNNNNNNNNNNNNNNNNNNNNNNNNNNNNNNNNNNNNNNNNNNNNNNNNNNNNNNNNNNNNatgattcctggaattcttattaaaaattttgaatctctttatttttttttccatataattttcgaaaaaatccaaaaaaattataaaatcttaaaatcaaaaatatttttatgtttcttgtttgagtctagtgtctaattttaagtttggtgtcaattgcatgtctttattcctctaatttttgaaaattacatgcattgtgttcttcattgatcttcaagttgttcttgatgatttccttgatctgatctttaaattctcttgttttgtgtgttttgttgtttcttataTGCAtcctcaatttgttagtgtcagtagtatacaaacttctaagtttggtgtcttgcatgcattgtttatttgattttagttgcattttgattattcctcatcattaaaaattcaaaaaaatttttaatttgtgtcttttcaagtcaataatatagagaattgaagattcagaacatgcagcagaggaattacacagaaaaagctgggcgttcaaaacgcccagtgaagaaggaaaactggcgtttaaacgccagccaaggtacctggttgggcgtttaacgcccaaaaaggtagagttttgggcgttaaacgccagaatggataccattctgggcatttaacgccaggatggcacaagagggaagattttgtttttaattcaaatttttttcaagttttcataatttttcaaaatcaaatctttttcaaatcatatcttttcaatcatatatttttcaaaatcaatttctttccattttcaaaaatacttgctaacaattaatgatttgattcaaaacTTTCAAgtgtgttgccttttctgttaagaaaggtttaatgtcggaatcatatcttttaaatttcttgttagccaagtcattaattttaaaaatcaaatctttttaaattatttttcaatcatattttttcaatcatatctctttaaaaccataacttttcaatcatatctttttaatcacatctttttcaaaatagttttcaatcatatcttttttatttctaatttcaaaatctttttccaaatcactttatttctttcccaactttaatattcgaaaatcattcatcaaaatttcaaaatttcttttaattattttaaaattttttactttatttttgaaaattcttcccctcttctcacatccttctatttaaggactgacactcctccactatcaataattcgaactctatccctcttgataagtttgaattcttctaccttctccttctattcttcttttcctctgacacctcaaggaatctctatactgtgacatagatgattccatactttcttgttctcttctctttcatatgagcaggagcaaagacaaaagcattcttgttgaggctaatgcaacagaattgcaagttccatggacttccattggaagatcctcatcagtttttagctgaattcttgcaaatctgtgacactgtcaagaccaatggggttgaccctgaggtctacagacttatgctattcccctttgctgtaagagacagagataggatatggttggactcacaacctaaagaaagcctgaactcttgggaaaagctagtcaatgccttcttggcaaagttctttccacctcaaaaattgagtaagcttagagtggaagtccaaaccttcagaaaaaaggaaggtgaatccctctatgaagattgggaaagatacaaacaattgattagAAAGTGTCCTTCGGACAtactttctgaatggagcatcataggtatcttctatgatggtctgtttgaactgtccaagatgtcattggatagctctgctggaggatctcttcatctgaagaagacgcctacagaagctcaagaactaattgaaatggttgcaaataaccaattaatatacacttctgaaaggaatcctgtgaacaataggacaaatcagaagaaaNNNNNNNNNNNNNNNNNNNNNNNNNNNNNNNNNNNNNNNNNNNNNNNNNNNNNNNNNNNNNNNNNNNNNNNNNNNNNNNNNNNNNNNNNNcaaaatattgactcaacaagtcaatatgatttctcaaagtctgtctggaatggaagctgcaccaggcagtatgatgagcggataatttatacgctttttggcattgtttttaggtagtttttagtaagttcaagctacttttagggatgttttcatttgtttttatgttaaattcacatttctggactttactataagtttgtgtgtttctctgtgatttcaagtaatttctggcgtaaattgagggacttgagcaaaactctgaaaaaggctggcaaaaggactgctgatgttgttggaatctcacctccctgc
This portion of the Arachis duranensis cultivar V14167 chromosome 6, aradu.V14167.gnm2.J7QH, whole genome shotgun sequence genome encodes:
- the LOC107494169 gene encoding auxin response factor 19 isoform X3; protein product: MFVFKIKMPPNVRVQLINGLADIEDEKQQLLLGIRLANRQPANISSSVLSSDSMHIGILAAAAHAAANNSPFTVFYNPRASPSEFVIPLAKYYKAVFLFSFSEFVRWKNSQWCNLQVDNKFNTFQNLDLIIVHLI
- the LOC107494169 gene encoding auxin response factor 19 isoform X4, whose translation is MPPNVRVQLINGLADIEDEKQQLLLGIRLANRQPANISSSVLSSDSMHIGILAAAAHAAANNSPFTVFYNPRASPSEFVIPLAKYYKAVFLFSFSEFVRWKNSQWCNLQVDNKFNTFQNLDLIIVHLI
- the LOC107494169 gene encoding auxin response factor 19 isoform X1, with amino-acid sequence MLTTEWSLFVSRKKLFAGDSVLFIRDEKQQLLLGIRLANRQPANISSSVLSSDSMHIGILAAAAHAAANNSPFTVFYNPRASPSEFVIPLAKYYKAVFLFSFSEFVRWKNSQWCNLQVDNKFNTFQNLDLIIVHLI